A genomic region of Balaenoptera ricei isolate mBalRic1 chromosome 21, mBalRic1.hap2, whole genome shotgun sequence contains the following coding sequences:
- the HGSNAT gene encoding heparan-alpha-glucosaminide N-acetyltransferase isoform X3, with protein sequence MGSSIFLSMTSVLQRGCSKFRLLGKIAWRSFLLICIGIVIVNPNYCLGPLSWEKVRIPGVLQRLGGTYFVVAVLELLFAKPVPEICTSERSCFSLLDITSSWPQWLFVLMLEGVWLALTFFLPVPGCPTGYLGPGGLGDWGKYPNCTGGAAGYIDRLLLGGHHLYQHPSSAVLYHTEVAYDPEGILGTINSIVMAFLGVQAGKILLYYKDQTKGILIRFAAWGCFLGFISVALTKASENEGFIPVNKNLWSISYVTTLSSFAFFILLVLYPVVDVKGLWTGTPFFYPGMNSILVYVGHEVFANYFPFRWRLGDSEAHKEHLVQNTVATALWVLIAYVLYKKKVFWKI encoded by the exons ATGGGATCTTCGATCTTTCTGTCAATGACTTCCGTTCTGCAGCGGGGATGTTCCAAATTCAGATTGCTGGGGAAAATTGCATGGAGGAGTTTCCTGTTAATCTGTATAGGAATTGTCATCGTGAACCCCAATTATTGCCTTGGTCCAC TGTCCTGGGAGAAGGTGCGCATCCCCGGCGTGCTCCAGCGGCTCGGGGGCACCTACTTTGTGGTCGCCGTGTTGGAGCTGCTCTTTGCCAAGCCCGTGCCTGAGATCTGCACCTCG GAGAGAAGCTGCTTTTCTCTGCTGGATATCACATCCAGCTGGCCCCAGTGGCTCTTCGTCCTGATGCTGGAAGGTGTTTGGCTGGCCTTGACCTTCTTCTTACCTGTTCCCGGATGCCCTAC CGGCTATCTGGGCCCCGGGGGCCTCGGAGACTGGGGCAAGTACCCGAATTGCACGGGAGGCGCTGCCGGCTACATTGACCGCCTGCTCCTGGGAGGCCATCACCTCTACCAGCATCCTTCCTCGGCT GTGCTGTATCACACCGAGGTGGCCTACGACCCAGAAGGCATCCTGGGGACCATCAACTCCATCGTGATGGCGTTTTTAGGAGTTCAG GCAGGGAAAATACTCCTGTATTACAAGGATCAGACCAAAGGCATCCTGATCAGATTCGCTGCCTGGGGTTGTTTTCTT GGGTTTATTTCTGTTGCTTTGACAAAGGCTTCCGAAAATGAAGGCTTTATTCCAGTCAACAAGAACCTCTG GTCCATCTCCTATGTCACCACGCTGAGCTCTTTCGCCTTCTTCATCCTGCTGGTCCTGTACCCCGTTGTGGACGTGAAGGGGCTGTGGACGGGAACCCCGTTCTTCTACCCGG GCATGAACTCGATCTTGGTGTACGTGGGCCACGAAGTCTTCGCCAACTACTTCCCCTTCCGGTGGAGGCTGGGAGACAGCGAGGCGCACAAGGAGCATCTCGTTCAGAACACAGTCGCCACTGCTCTCTGGGTGCTCATCGCCTACGTTCTCTATAAGAAGAAGGTGTTTTGGAAAATCTGA